The following nucleotide sequence is from Mytilus trossulus isolate FHL-02 chromosome 9, PNRI_Mtr1.1.1.hap1, whole genome shotgun sequence.
cgactggaCGTACACGCAGTATAGAGTTTGCTCCTCcgtgaatatttaaaatatttgcacGTACTTCTGTCAGACCCCTGCGCATAGTTTTTACATTGACTATCATTCAACTTCTCCATTTTTAAGAGCATGGAAAGCAGAACAGTTTAACATGCTTAATGACAGCTTTATGcatatgaaatttgaaaacaaatgtacaaTTCAGGGAAGTAGTAATAAACCtctgaaaatatatttccaTTGTCTTAAGCTTGTTAAATTAAACCTGTGCTTATTTGTTCATGTTAGTCGTGTCAACAAATGCaaacttaaaaaattataatcagcTTTAAggacttttgtgatttttttcccatatcaaaccaataaaataaatatatgcatcAATGAAAGAACAATTAATCAAATCCTTGGATAGAATAGATAAAAAATCAGTatcatttaaaatgaattttattatataatctCATTCATTGAAGGAGGAGAACTTCAAAGGCAGTCTATCTACTAGCTTATTGCACATGATCCGCTCCTATTCCTTCTTGGAACGTACGCATTTCTTGTAGGAGCAGGTATATCCTCCACAGCAGTCATTGCTTCGTTTACAAGTTCTTTCCTGACATGACTTGCAGTTCCCGATGACACAGCTCGATCCATAACAACAGTCTCTCGTCTTTTTGCACTTTCTTGGGAGACATGACTTGCAGTTTCCTGAAACGCAGCTAGAGTCATCACAGCAGTCACGGGTCTTTTTGCATTTTCTTGGGTTACATGACTTGCAGGATCCGTACACACAACTATAACCAATACAACATTTATTTGACCGGCAACTATCGCCATTATTCCCACATTGTGGTGGAGTTGGTGATGATAATTGTATTCCTCTCTTGACAAGTCTGAAAGATGGAAAACGGCGTTTCAAAAGCAATATATTACAAGTATAATTTAGGGTAAATTTATCAGCACAATTTATGCATATTACCAATGtcatttcaactgatcgggcggagcttacgttttaatttgcataaggacagtctatttgaagatgtgtgtgattgGGATGActgccgttataattattactgatttctaatcacctatcagtgccatcaaaggaatttacagAAGAATAAttggacacttcattgatgagtttatcctacaacacctatctatagatggaaTGGTTTATTATGAGCTAAacggttaaactccgcccagtcaagtgaaataaaattgagtaaTACATACAAATAGTAATTACAGTTATTGCTGGTGTTCACTAAGTAAACAAGTGCATTGTATTTTATTGGTCCTAggaattgatacaaattattgttaactgcattttgatattgtaaaatattagcTACAAGTCGCAATAATAAGCTGTCTGTCAAGCGAGCACAGCTAACGCGCTTTAAAATTCTTGTAAAGAGAGTAATCAAAGTCAGAGAGACGTTTTGGGcccttgttttttgttttaactgtCGAGTTGTTTTTGTCTTGCTTTTTATCAAACCATTTCGttacaattgtaattgatatataaaaacgacTACATCTGTATATTTTACACGTTTGAGATACATTTGTCCCCATAGGTActtatatgtaaaatataagTTCCCAACCTTCTCTTTTGatatacaatgtaaaaaaaatacaatcataC
It contains:
- the LOC134684034 gene encoding uncharacterized protein LOC134684034 isoform X2, whose product is MKVSIGLVASLLLMFVGANMAKEVMMEENELAHKLVKRGIQLSSPTPPQCGNNGDSCRSNKCCIGYSCVYGSCKSCNPRKCKKTRDCCDDSSCVSGNCKSCLPRKCKKTRDCCYGSSCVIGNCKSCQERTCKRSNDCCGGYTCSYKKCVRSKKE
- the LOC134684034 gene encoding uncharacterized protein LOC134684034 isoform X1 codes for the protein MPCRNKIQTMKVSIGLVASLLLMFVGANMAKEVMMEENELAHKLVKRGIQLSSPTPPQCGNNGDSCRSNKCCIGYSCVYGSCKSCNPRKCKKTRDCCDDSSCVSGNCKSCLPRKCKKTRDCCYGSSCVIGNCKSCQERTCKRSNDCCGGYTCSYKKCVRSKKE